The Castanea sativa cultivar Marrone di Chiusa Pesio chromosome 11, ASM4071231v1 genome contains a region encoding:
- the LOC142617822 gene encoding uncharacterized protein LOC142617822, translating into MLPMLRKLYLGFNSLKGAIPRSLGNVSSLEILNLELNNLTGTFPVVIFNLSFITNIAVTENHISGTLPMDLCMHCPNLQGLYISKNEFTGNLPSHFNHCRELSLLSLASNKFHGSIPKGFGSLEKLEILNLADNNLTENIPPIISNLSMLQKFAISNNNIRGSIPSDLWHLQNLNILQFSLNYLTGTIPQNIFNITSLKLLDLVGNFLSGDLPLDTKISCPNLEILNLDYNKFSGHIPSYLSNCSNLILVDFTQNLLSGPIPKSLGNLKFLKILRLGDNQLTGEPGDQEHSFLTSLASCRFLEEITTSFNPLNISIPDAIGNLSVSLIYIFADRCQIKGQIPMGMGSLKNLSVLELTGNSLTGKIPSSFGGLESLQRLHLGDNKIEGFLPKQLCKLKNLGELVLSNNSLFGSIPNCIGNLSLLQTLNLSYNGLTSSIPSILWSLKNLIFLDLSSNSLVKSLSQNMTKLVAIVHLDLSRNLITGNIPSIIGAFESLSYLNLSKNSFQGDIPQSFGQLKGLEKLDLSYNNLSGSIPKSLTALPFLNYLNLSFNNLSGEIPSSGSFGNFTRKSFLGNEALCGNPIFEVPSCTKPSSGGLKVKQLLLKYIVHVIASFIIFASLVIMLRRHPRCNIHILGLPITLPSVDYRMISYHELCCGTNNFCESNLLGTGGFSSVYKGTLSDGTIVAVKVLNLQLEGAFKSFDVECMVLRAIRHRNLVKVISTCSNPEFRALVLQYMSNGSLEKWLYSHNYCLNLVQRVSIMVDVALALDYLHNGQSEPVVHCDLKPNNILLDEDMVAHVGDFGIAKILAENKDVTQTKTLGTIGYIAPEYGFEGRVSTKSDIYSYGIILLEMITRKKPIDDMFVGELAMRQWILSLPYKMEVVDEGLLRIEDGRDVTFMQTILSSIFELGLRCSEELPDQRLDIKEVVTKVNKIKLALLEN; encoded by the exons ATGTTACCTATGCTTCGCAAATTATACCTCGGTTTTAACAGTCTTAAGGGCGCAATTCCAAGGTCCCTCGGCAATGTGTCGTCATTAGAGATATTGAATTTGGAACTCAATAACCTCACTGGTACATTCCCTGTTGTCATCTTTAACCTGTCTTTTATAACGAATATTGCTGTTACAGAAAATCACATCTCAGGAACTCTTCCGATGGATCTTTGCATGCATTGTCCTAATCTTCAAGGTCTGTATATTTCCAAGAACGAATTCACCGGTAATCTTCCCTCACATTTTAATCACTGTAGAGAGCTTTCACTCTTATCTTTGGCATCCAATAAGTTTCATGGAAGTATTCCAAAAGGTTTTGGGAGTTTAGAAAAGCTTGAAATTCTTAATCTTGCAGATAACAACTTAACTGAAAATATACCTCCTATCATCAGCAACCTGTCCATGTTACAAAAGTTTGCCATCAGCAACAACAACATTAGAGGTAGCATTCCAAGTGATTTATGGCATCTCCAAAATCTGAATATTTTGCAATTTTCCCTGAATTATCTCACCGGAACAATAccccaaaatattttcaacattaCATCTCTAAAATTGCTCGACTTGGTGGGAAATTTTTTGTCTGGAGATCTTCCATTAGATACTAAGATCTCTTGCCCCAATCTTGAAATTCTGAATCTTGATTATAACAAATTCAGTGGTCATATCCCATCATATCTTTCAAATTGTTCCAACCTCATCCTAGTAGATTTTACTCAAAATTTACTCTCTGGGCCAATACCCAAAAGTCTTGGAAACTTGAAATTTCTCAAAATACTTCGTCTGGGTGATAATCAGCTAACTGGAGAGCCTGGAGATCAAGAGCATAGTTTCCTTACATCTTTAGCTAGTTGCAGATTTTTGGAGGAGATAACCACATCCTTCAATCCCTTGAATATTTCAATTCCGGATGCCATTGGAAACCTTTCAGTTTCACTTATATACATTTTTGCAGATCGATGCCAAATAAAGGGTCAAATTCCAATGGGAATGGGTTCCTTGAAAAACTTGAGCGTGCTTGAATTGACGGGTAATAGTTTGACAGGAAAAATACCATCATCATTTGGGGGATTGGAGAGCTTGCAAAGATTGCATCTTGGGGACAACAAGATTGAAGGATTCCTTCCAAAACAACTTTGTAAATTAAAGAATTTGGGAGAATTGGTTCTCTCAAATAATAGTCTCTTCGGATCCATCCCAAATTGCATTGGAAACCTCAGTCTCTTGCAAACATTAAACTTGAGTTATAATGGGTTAACATCATCAATCCCATCGATTTTGTGGAGTCTTAAAAATCTAATATTCTTAGATTTATCATCAAATTCCCTTGTCAAATCATTGTCTCAAAACATGACAAAATTGGTTGCTATTGTACACTTGGACTTATCTCGTAATTTAATTACTGGAAATATTCCAAGTATCATTGGTGCTTTTGAAAGCCTAAGTTATCTAAACTTGTCAAAGAACTCTTTCCAAGGAGACATTCCACAATCTTTTGGACAATTGAAAGGATTGGAAAAACTAGATCTCTCGTACAATAATCTCTCTGGTTCAATTCCCAAGTCTCTTACGGCACTTCCATTTCTCAATTATTTGAATTTGTCCTTCAATAACTTATCAGGAGAAATCCCATCCAGCGGATCTTTTGGAAACTTTACAAGGAAATCATTTTTAGGTAATGAAGCACTTTGTGGGAATCCAATTTTTGAAGTTCCATCTTGCACAAAACCGAGTTCTGGAGGATTAAAGGTGAAACAACTTTTGCTCAAATATATTGTACATGTCATTGCATCCTTTATAATCTTTGCATCACTGGTCATTATGCTGAGAAGACATCCAAGATGTAACATACATATTCTAGGTTTACCTATCACTTTGCCGTCTGTCGATTATAGAATGATATCATATCATGAGCTTTGTTGTGGGACAAACAACTTCTGCGAAAGCAACTTGCTTGGAACTGGAGGTTTTAGTTCTGTGTACAAAGGGACACTGTCTGATGGGACTATTGTTGCTGTCAAAGTTTTAAATCTGCAATTAGAGGGTGCTTTCAAAAGTTTTGATGTTGAATGCATGGTGTTAAGGGCAATCCGACATAGGAATCTAGTTAAAGTTATAAGTACATGCTCCAACCCGGAGTTTAGAGCTTTGGTACTACAGTACATGTCAAATGGTAGTCTTGAAAAGTGGTTATACTCTCACAACTATTGTTTGAATCTTGTTCAAAGAGTAAGCATTATGGTTGATGTTGCATTAGCATTGGATTATCTCCATAATGGTCAATCAGAACCTGTAGTTCATTGTGATTTGAAGCCAAATAATATCCTCCTAGATGAAGACATGGTTGCACATGTGGGTGACTTTGGCATTGCAAAGATTTTAGCCGAAAATAAAGACGTAACACAAACCAAAACCCTGGGTACTATTGGCTACATCGCACCAG AGTATGGTTTCGAAGGGAGAGTGTCCACCAAAAGTGACATTTATAGCTATGGGATAATATTATTGGAGATGATCACGAGAAAGAAACCCATCGATGATATGTTTGTTGGAGAACTTGCTATGAGGCAATGGATTTTATCACTACCTTACAAAATGGAAGTCGTGGACGAGGGTTTACTTAGGATAGAAGATGGAAGGGATGTAACTTTCATGCAAACTATTCTTTCATCTATCTTTGAATTAGGCTTAAGGTGCTCTGAAGAATTACCAGATCAAAGACTTGACATCAAAGAAGTGGTGACCAAGGttaacaaaatcaaattggCACTTCTTGAAAACTGA
- the LOC142615920 gene encoding uncharacterized protein LOC142615920 encodes MVTLQRLGDTRWGSHYKSVSNLIKLFSPTCEVLLKIMDEGNSSQKVEAESAYEVLISFEFVFILHFVNETMGITDKLCQALQNQSQDILNAMHLVSSTKKLIQQFRDEKWDDLLATVISFCKKRGIDILDMNARYVARFGRSRHQQEDFKNEHYYKVDIFNAE; translated from the coding sequence ATGGTCACTTTACAGCGACTTGGAGATACTCGTTGGGGTTCGCATTATAAATCGGTTTCTAACTTGATAAAGTTGTTTAGTCCAACATGTGAAGTTCTACTGAAAATCATGGATGAAGGAAATTCTTCACAAAAAGTAGAAGCAGAGTCTGCTTATGAGgtattaatttcatttgaatttgtctTCATCTTGCATTTTGTTAATGAAACTATGGGAATCACTGATAAACTTTGTCAAGCTttgcaaaaccaatcacaaGACATTTTAAATGCTATGCATTTAGTTTCATCCACTAAAAAGCTTATTCAACAATTTAGAGATGAGAAATGGGATGACTTACTAGCTACTGTGATATCATTTTGTAAGAAACGTGGTATAGATATCCTCGATATGAATGCTCGTTATGTTGCAAGATTTGGTCGATCTCGTCATCAACAAGAGGACTTTAAAAATGAGCATTATTATAAAGTAGATATTTTTAATGCAGAATAG
- the LOC142615921 gene encoding uncharacterized protein LOC142615921: MPWSYLRLARPLDPREAYESFRFKDSGFKNLKNISELCQWMVRTRKSEIYPLICRVVKLVLTLPVSTATTERAFSAMNVIKTDLRNKMEDEFLLDAMMLFIERDIAATISTDSIIDDFEDLKRRRVPFS; this comes from the exons ATGCCATGGAGTTACTTACGCTTAGCTCGCCCTCTAGACCCTCGAGAGGCATATGAATCTTTTCGA TTCAAAGATTCGGGgttcaagaatttgaaaaatatttctgaATTGTGCCAATGGATGGTGAGAACTAGAAAATCAGAAATCTATCCGCTTATTTGTAGAGTGGTCAAGCTTGTGCTTACTCTTCCCGTTTCTACTGCAACTACAGAGCGAGCATTTTCAGCTATGAATGTCATCAAAACTGACCTTCGCAACAAAATGGAAGATGAGTTTTTGTTAGACGCTATGATGTTATTCATTGAAAGGGACATTGCTGCGACAATTAGTACGGATTCAATCATAGATGATTTCGAAGATTTAAAAAGACGGCGAGTtccattttcataa